One segment of Streptomyces sp. NBC_01463 DNA contains the following:
- a CDS encoding TetR family transcriptional regulator yields MEKKRTEARSTSARPRDRGRATRRRLIEATARLCRERPGAEVSVAEIANAAGAFPNQVTYYFGSKDSLLVHAAFLGLLHDARRVERIGSQAPDAAAFRRNIARAVMAMPSLPSVARALAAGISKPELAPVVDRHLQLLFRQSERFVSQLVDGRGWRARRPLDVEARTFWSTALGAVLLVRAGAHGTVADLDLAGALTIHDEPETGCGP; encoded by the coding sequence GTGGAGAAGAAGCGAACCGAAGCTCGTTCAACATCCGCGCGACCGCGTGACCGCGGTCGCGCGACGAGGCGCAGGCTGATCGAGGCGACAGCACGGCTCTGCAGGGAACGGCCCGGTGCCGAGGTGAGCGTCGCGGAGATCGCGAACGCGGCAGGCGCCTTCCCGAACCAGGTCACCTACTACTTCGGCTCCAAGGACTCGCTGCTCGTGCACGCGGCCTTCCTCGGCCTGCTGCACGACGCCCGACGGGTGGAGCGCATCGGAAGCCAGGCCCCCGACGCGGCCGCGTTCCGGCGCAACATCGCCCGCGCCGTCATGGCCATGCCCTCGCTCCCGTCGGTCGCGCGAGCGCTCGCCGCCGGAATCTCCAAACCCGAACTCGCACCCGTGGTCGACCGGCACCTCCAGTTGCTGTTCCGGCAGTCGGAGCGCTTCGTGAGTCAGCTCGTCGACGGTCGAGGCTGGAGGGCGCGCCGACCGCTCGACGTGGAGGCCAGGACGTTCTGGAGCACCGCGCTCGGTGCGGTGCTGCTCGTCCGCGCCGGTGCCCACGGCACTGTCGCGGACCTCGACCTCGCCGGGGCGCTGACCATTCACGACGAACCCGAGACCGGTTGCGGACCTTGA
- a CDS encoding carbohydrate ABC transporter permease, whose translation MTTSHPPVAQHRRAAERLRRTGPGLALAVISLFTVAPLIAVVVLALSPKDAPTLPHAIPHSLTLDNITRIFDIGEFPVWLLNSLVYSAVSVVVILLTASMAAYALVRKRFPGRNILLWAIVATLMVPMQATLIPTFILVARMDGVNTLWGLIMPTLANAQAVFLIRQFVRDLPDEIFDAARIDGAGEWRTFVAIVLPLIRPVLATLAIFVFLWHWNDLLWPLVVGQTDAARTLTVGLATLHTETVSTADIMSASLVSFIPCLIVFLVLQRHIVASITSSGVKG comes from the coding sequence GTGACCACTTCGCACCCGCCCGTCGCCCAGCACCGACGAGCCGCCGAGCGGCTGCGCCGGACCGGCCCGGGACTGGCCCTCGCCGTCATCTCGCTGTTCACCGTCGCACCGCTGATCGCCGTGGTCGTCCTCGCGCTCTCGCCGAAGGACGCCCCCACCCTGCCGCACGCGATCCCGCACTCCCTCACCCTCGACAACATCACGCGCATCTTCGACATCGGCGAGTTCCCCGTCTGGCTGCTCAACTCGCTCGTGTACTCGGCCGTCTCGGTGGTGGTCATCCTCCTCACCGCGTCCATGGCCGCCTACGCCCTCGTACGCAAACGCTTCCCCGGCCGCAACATCCTGCTCTGGGCCATCGTCGCCACGCTCATGGTGCCGATGCAGGCGACCCTCATCCCCACGTTCATCCTGGTCGCCCGCATGGACGGGGTGAACACCCTGTGGGGACTGATCATGCCCACACTCGCCAACGCCCAGGCCGTCTTCCTCATCCGGCAGTTCGTCCGCGACCTCCCGGACGAGATCTTCGACGCCGCCCGCATCGACGGCGCGGGGGAGTGGCGCACCTTCGTCGCGATCGTGCTGCCCCTCATCCGCCCGGTGCTGGCAACGCTCGCGATCTTCGTGTTCCTGTGGCACTGGAACGACCTGCTCTGGCCCCTCGTCGTGGGCCAGACGGACGCGGCCCGCACCCTGACCGTGGGGCTCGCCACGCTCCACACCGAGACGGTCTCCACGGCGGACATCATGTCCGCCTCCCTGGTCAGCTTCATCCCCTGCCTCATCGTCTTCCTGGTCCTCCAGCGCCACATCGTCGCCAGCATCACATCGAGCGGAGTCAAGGGATGA
- a CDS encoding formylglycine-generating enzyme family protein — MVRLAGGTFLMGTEAGDGYPADGEGPVREIRLDPFRIDVTTVTNAAFAAFTGDTGWVTVAERLGSSFVFDGLLDARLRSAPAVAATPWWRDVRGAHWRSPEGPGSDIADRMNHPVVHVTWRDARAYAKWAGKRLPTEAEWEYAARGGLVQARYPWGDEREPAGVHRMNVWQGEFPTHNTGADGYVGTAPADAFTPNGYGIHNTCGNVWEWCADWFHPTWHVTGPRSNPTGPPSTTGRKAMRGGSYLCHESYCFRYRVGARSSNTPDSSAGNIGFRCVAADD, encoded by the coding sequence ATGGTGCGCCTGGCCGGCGGCACCTTCCTGATGGGAACCGAAGCGGGCGACGGGTACCCCGCCGACGGCGAGGGCCCCGTCCGGGAGATCCGGCTCGACCCCTTCCGGATCGACGTCACCACGGTGACGAACGCGGCCTTCGCCGCGTTCACCGGCGACACGGGATGGGTGACCGTGGCCGAGCGGCTGGGCTCCTCGTTCGTCTTCGACGGCCTGCTCGACGCGAGGCTCCGGTCCGCCCCGGCGGTGGCGGCGACACCCTGGTGGCGAGATGTCCGGGGCGCCCACTGGCGCAGCCCGGAAGGTCCCGGATCGGACATCGCCGACCGGATGAACCATCCGGTGGTGCACGTCACCTGGCGCGATGCCCGCGCCTACGCGAAGTGGGCGGGCAAGCGACTGCCGACCGAGGCCGAGTGGGAGTACGCGGCCCGTGGCGGTCTCGTACAGGCCCGCTACCCCTGGGGCGACGAGCGGGAGCCGGCGGGCGTGCACCGGATGAACGTGTGGCAGGGCGAGTTCCCCACCCACAACACAGGGGCCGACGGATACGTGGGCACCGCCCCCGCCGACGCGTTCACCCCCAACGGCTACGGCATCCACAACACCTGCGGAAACGTGTGGGAGTGGTGCGCCGACTGGTTCCACCCCACCTGGCATGTGACCGGCCCCCGTTCGAACCCGACGGGCCCACCGAGCACCACCGGCAGGAAGGCCATGCGCGGCGGCTCCTACCTCTGCCACGAGAGCTACTGCTTCCGGTACCGGGTCGGTGCCCGGAGCTCCAACACCCCGGACAGCAGCGCCGGCAACATCGGCTTCCGCTGCGTGGCCGCGGACGACTGA
- a CDS encoding MFS transporter: MIVALDGTALMVAQPSLQRDFDASVAQVQWTSTAYLLAVAALLVIAGRLGDRYGHSRMLFVGVLGFAAASAGIGLAPGVGWVIALRAVQGVFGALLQPATLALLRLAYPADRLGRPVAIRTSAIGVAAAAGPALGGLLVAHLGWRAVFWINVPVALAIAAFTLRVRVPVPSRTGHQRLNLTGAALIATVLALLVHTLSGIPAHGWASAPTWLGLAAVAGGAVALAGHERRAAHPIVAPVVARSVPVTASVAILLVTTGGMFGALFVTTFFFQDVLGLSPLASGLRALPLTALMVVGAPVAGAALRRYGPRRTAILGTVLVVLGIGGLSRLASTSSWAVTGVAFAVLGAGFATVMVTATATVVGEAPAGYAGVIGGLKQTAMNVGPALGIAVAAGITPAMSASATAPTLGVLAGLAALALVPASMLPTQTAHHARRRGTAVPAAHDIRAGDQPG, encoded by the coding sequence ATGATCGTCGCGCTGGACGGCACCGCCCTCATGGTGGCGCAGCCCAGCCTGCAACGTGACTTCGACGCGAGCGTGGCACAGGTCCAGTGGACCAGTACCGCCTACCTGCTCGCGGTGGCCGCGCTCCTCGTCATCGCCGGGCGCTTGGGTGACCGGTACGGTCACTCCCGGATGCTGTTCGTCGGCGTCCTCGGCTTCGCCGCGGCATCCGCCGGCATCGGGCTCGCTCCCGGCGTCGGCTGGGTGATCGCTCTGCGTGCCGTACAAGGTGTGTTCGGTGCGCTCCTCCAGCCGGCAACGCTCGCCCTGCTGAGGCTGGCGTACCCGGCGGATCGCCTCGGGAGGCCCGTCGCCATCCGCACCAGCGCGATCGGGGTGGCCGCGGCAGCCGGTCCGGCACTCGGAGGCCTTCTCGTCGCACACCTGGGCTGGCGTGCCGTGTTCTGGATCAACGTGCCCGTAGCGCTCGCGATCGCCGCCTTCACTCTCCGCGTGAGAGTGCCGGTGCCCTCACGCACCGGGCATCAGAGGCTCAACCTCACCGGAGCGGCGCTGATCGCGACTGTTCTCGCACTCCTGGTGCACACCCTGTCGGGCATACCGGCGCACGGCTGGGCCTCCGCGCCCACCTGGCTCGGCCTCGCCGCCGTGGCGGGCGGCGCGGTGGCACTGGCCGGGCACGAACGCCGCGCCGCGCACCCGATCGTCGCGCCGGTCGTGGCGCGGTCCGTACCGGTGACGGCGTCGGTAGCCATCCTGTTGGTCACCACCGGCGGGATGTTCGGCGCGCTGTTCGTGACCACGTTCTTCTTCCAGGACGTACTCGGGCTCTCCCCCCTTGCCAGCGGTCTGAGGGCGCTCCCGCTGACCGCGCTCATGGTCGTCGGTGCGCCCGTCGCCGGCGCCGCGCTGCGCCGGTACGGTCCACGCCGCACGGCGATCCTCGGTACGGTCCTCGTCGTCCTTGGGATCGGAGGTCTGTCCCGGCTCGCCTCCACAAGTAGCTGGGCGGTGACCGGCGTGGCCTTTGCCGTCCTCGGTGCGGGATTCGCCACTGTCATGGTCACTGCCACGGCCACCGTCGTGGGTGAGGCCCCGGCGGGATACGCCGGGGTCATCGGTGGACTCAAGCAGACTGCCATGAACGTCGGTCCGGCCCTCGGGATCGCCGTCGCCGCGGGCATCACCCCAGCCATGTCGGCTTCGGCGACGGCTCCCACCCTGGGGGTCCTCGCCGGACTCGCGGCACTCGCGCTGGTTCCGGCATCGATGCTGCCGACCCAGACGGCCCACCACGCACGACGACGTGGCACGGCCGTCCCGGCCGCTCACGACATCCGCGCCGGTGACCAACCGGGATGA
- a CDS encoding nuclear transport factor 2 family protein — translation MDFAWAGKSPGTASAAHPWAVAPDPDAGPERGEAHAPTELREQIVRLESSLLGAEARSDVERLEQLIHHDFDEIGRTGRYWEREEVIRVLHTLPDQVQAVTFDRVVELAPGVAHIRFRTEDARGVVHRSSVWVREGGNWQQRYHQGTPDTQTD, via the coding sequence GTGGATTTCGCCTGGGCGGGCAAATCCCCCGGGACCGCCTCGGCCGCACACCCCTGGGCAGTCGCACCAGACCCGGACGCGGGTCCCGAACGGGGAGAGGCCCACGCCCCGACGGAACTGCGTGAGCAGATCGTCCGCCTGGAGTCGTCGCTCCTCGGCGCGGAGGCCCGAAGCGATGTCGAGCGGCTCGAGCAGCTGATCCACCACGACTTCGACGAGATCGGGCGCACCGGTCGGTACTGGGAGCGGGAGGAGGTGATCCGGGTCCTCCACACCCTCCCGGACCAGGTGCAGGCCGTGACTTTCGACCGGGTGGTGGAGCTCGCTCCGGGCGTCGCACACATCCGGTTCCGCACCGAGGACGCCCGCGGAGTGGTGCACCGCAGTTCCGTCTGGGTGCGGGAGGGCGGCAACTGGCAGCAGCGGTACCACCAGGGAACGCCGGACACGCAGACGGACTGA
- a CDS encoding SPFH/Band 7/PHB domain protein encodes MEVSALLIAGVIVALIAVFTVVRAVRIVPQARARNVERLGRYRRTLKPGLNLVIPYVDRVYPLIDLREQVVSFKPQPVITEDNLVVEIDTVLYFQVTDPRAAAYEIDDFLHGVEQLTVTTLRNVVGSMDLEMTLTSRDTINNQLRGVLDDATGKWGLRVNRVEIKAIDPPQSIKDAMEKQMRAERDKRAAILGAEGQRQSQILTAEGDKQSAVLRAEGNRTAEILKAEGQARAVDEVFQAVHRNDPDPKLLAYQYMQMLPQLAQGPGSTFWVIPSEVTAALEGVSRAFGEKLPPSPATREKSPDNRAAEAADDAAQAAEAAAEALADAAEADTASTALPFGSPANSSQEPGDRRPM; translated from the coding sequence ATGGAAGTCTCGGCGCTGCTCATAGCCGGTGTGATCGTCGCTCTGATCGCGGTCTTCACAGTGGTGCGGGCGGTCCGGATCGTGCCGCAGGCGCGCGCTCGGAATGTCGAACGCCTGGGCCGCTACCGCCGCACGCTGAAGCCCGGCCTGAACCTCGTCATTCCGTACGTCGACCGGGTCTATCCGCTGATCGACCTGCGAGAACAGGTCGTCTCTTTCAAACCGCAGCCGGTCATCACCGAGGACAACCTGGTCGTCGAGATCGACACCGTCCTCTACTTCCAGGTCACCGATCCACGAGCGGCCGCCTACGAGATCGATGACTTCCTGCACGGCGTCGAGCAGCTCACCGTGACCACCCTGCGTAACGTCGTGGGTTCCATGGACCTGGAGATGACGCTCACCTCGCGCGACACCATCAACAACCAGCTGCGCGGTGTTCTGGACGACGCCACCGGCAAATGGGGGCTGCGCGTCAACCGCGTGGAGATCAAGGCCATCGACCCCCCGCAGTCCATCAAGGACGCGATGGAGAAGCAGATGCGCGCCGAGCGGGACAAGCGGGCCGCGATCCTCGGGGCCGAAGGGCAACGGCAGTCGCAGATCCTCACCGCCGAAGGCGACAAGCAGTCCGCCGTCCTGCGCGCGGAGGGCAACCGCACCGCCGAGATCCTCAAGGCCGAGGGCCAGGCCCGCGCCGTCGACGAGGTCTTCCAGGCCGTGCACCGCAACGACCCCGACCCCAAGCTGCTCGCCTACCAGTACATGCAGATGCTGCCCCAGCTCGCACAGGGCCCGGGCAGCACGTTCTGGGTCATCCCCAGCGAGGTCACCGCGGCACTCGAAGGCGTGTCCCGGGCCTTCGGCGAGAAACTGCCCCCCTCACCGGCAACCCGTGAGAAGTCCCCGGACAACAGAGCCGCGGAGGCCGCCGACGACGCGGCTCAGGCCGCCGAGGCCGCCGCGGAGGCTCTCGCCGACGCAGCCGAGGCCGACACCGCGTCGACGGCCCTTCCGTTCGGTTCACCCGCCAACAGCAGCCAGGAACCCGGCGACCGGCGACCGATGTAG
- a CDS encoding AAA family ATPase, with protein sequence MVDNVVEFGGESAHVGAPEGAARRHDGGSPLVGRMAELAVLDSVIERLGHGAPPVVDITGAAGIGKSRLMAEFCRRARRRGVTVLRGRAAEYERHLPFHPFADAFADLIERPPHDESHLDAVPRILGGHGDGSVPAATDRFGLHRSVAGLLAQLGRAGGLVVALDDVHWADPASLEFLDHLVRHPVSGPVVLVVARRDRQTPTALSAVLAREADAGAVLRIGLAPLAEQDCVEGLAPDLPRARAAQLYAAGEGNPLYFLSLLHAHREDAARRRASSSSRASVFPFTSGPASASASVENGIGELPSGLGALLLNELDPLSPSQRGTLEAIAVLGDHAVLPVIGRATGRTDAELDDDLTNLERRDLVRRAAGGRMVLRHPVIRALVHESTAARRRVEIHRAAAAELARTGAPAVEQARHVERSVTTWDPHAYAVLRQAAEETASSAPTSCAHWLRAALRILPDTVERGAERRVLMLRQARALGVAGGLQESRDLLHAVISTAGPDEADVRTSAVVLCALTERHLGRYPEAIALLRRELSRQPVPSPAQRVSIGLELSSSAPHNTPYPQMRDHVAQTLADARAVGNEPGEAGALAVAAFGEAYEGGMASASTYAAQAAGLLDGLPDDDLTALCEPLGRLGWAEAFLGRFTDAERHADRGLGIARRTGQVYLLPLLLLCKAHVRIQTCRLPSACELADEAEDIARGIGSGELLAFVLANKAQVRIAASAPGDQEALGAAEEAVASMGPSDNWRASMAWCMLGYAALTGGDPHRARDALLRAGGDDLRGLQPSMRPLLSELLVTAALATGDVDAATAWAERAHDEAERLGLPVQRAAAMRSAAQLALHGGAPARAATLLAEAAAECARAGAVFWEARSLLLAAPAMTAAGLEARGAAMWEQGRRLAAGGGAGLLLGLAEMTRPPVPVAPPSTVPPWLASLTVREREVAELVAEGLTNQAIATRLYLSPRTVETHLSRVFRKTDVATRAGLAALMARS encoded by the coding sequence GTGGTAGACAATGTCGTGGAGTTCGGTGGAGAGAGCGCACACGTCGGAGCGCCCGAAGGTGCTGCCAGGCGTCACGACGGCGGGAGCCCGCTCGTCGGACGCATGGCCGAACTGGCGGTGCTCGACTCGGTGATCGAGCGGCTGGGCCATGGGGCGCCGCCCGTCGTCGACATCACGGGCGCGGCAGGGATCGGCAAGAGCAGGCTGATGGCAGAGTTCTGCCGACGCGCGCGGCGTCGTGGGGTGACGGTGCTCCGCGGCCGGGCGGCGGAGTACGAACGGCACCTCCCTTTCCATCCGTTCGCCGACGCGTTCGCCGATCTGATCGAGCGGCCACCGCACGACGAATCGCACCTGGACGCGGTCCCTCGCATCCTCGGCGGCCATGGCGACGGGTCGGTGCCGGCCGCTACCGACCGCTTCGGTCTCCACCGTTCGGTGGCAGGGCTGTTGGCGCAGCTCGGCCGGGCCGGCGGTCTGGTGGTGGCGCTGGACGACGTGCACTGGGCCGACCCGGCGTCACTGGAGTTCCTGGACCACCTCGTCCGGCATCCGGTGTCCGGCCCTGTGGTCCTCGTCGTCGCCCGCCGCGACCGGCAGACGCCGACGGCGCTCTCCGCCGTGCTCGCCCGCGAAGCCGATGCCGGCGCGGTGCTGCGGATCGGTCTGGCGCCGCTCGCGGAGCAGGATTGCGTCGAAGGGCTCGCCCCCGATCTGCCGCGAGCCCGGGCCGCGCAGCTGTACGCCGCGGGCGAGGGCAACCCGCTCTACTTCCTGTCCCTCCTGCACGCACACCGCGAGGACGCCGCGCGACGGCGTGCCTCATCCTCATCCCGTGCCTCCGTCTTCCCCTTCACCTCCGGCCCCGCCTCCGCCTCCGCCTCCGTTGAGAACGGAATCGGCGAACTGCCCTCGGGGCTCGGCGCGCTGCTGCTGAATGAGCTGGACCCGCTGAGCCCGTCGCAGCGCGGGACTCTGGAGGCGATCGCCGTACTCGGCGATCACGCCGTGCTCCCGGTGATCGGCAGGGCGACCGGACGTACCGATGCCGAGCTCGACGATGATCTGACGAACCTGGAGCGGCGTGACCTCGTGCGGCGGGCCGCGGGCGGCCGCATGGTGTTGCGCCATCCGGTGATCCGGGCCCTGGTCCACGAGTCCACCGCGGCCCGGCGGCGCGTCGAGATCCATCGCGCTGCCGCCGCCGAGCTCGCCCGAACCGGAGCACCTGCCGTGGAACAGGCGCGGCACGTCGAACGGTCGGTGACCACGTGGGACCCGCATGCGTACGCCGTGCTGAGGCAGGCTGCCGAGGAGACCGCGTCGTCGGCTCCGACAAGTTGCGCACACTGGCTCCGGGCTGCTTTACGGATCCTGCCCGATACGGTGGAACGCGGCGCCGAACGAAGGGTTTTGATGCTCCGGCAGGCACGCGCACTCGGCGTCGCCGGAGGCCTCCAGGAGAGCCGCGACCTGTTGCACGCGGTGATCAGCACCGCCGGTCCGGACGAGGCCGATGTCCGAACGTCGGCGGTCGTGCTGTGCGCCTTGACGGAGCGACACCTCGGAAGATACCCCGAGGCGATCGCGCTGCTGCGCCGCGAGCTGAGCAGGCAGCCTGTGCCGTCGCCGGCCCAGAGGGTGTCGATCGGACTCGAACTGAGTTCGTCCGCACCGCACAACACCCCCTACCCGCAGATGCGGGACCACGTCGCACAGACCCTCGCGGATGCCCGCGCCGTCGGCAACGAACCGGGCGAGGCGGGGGCCCTGGCGGTCGCAGCGTTCGGCGAGGCCTACGAGGGCGGCATGGCCAGCGCGAGCACATACGCGGCGCAGGCGGCCGGACTGCTGGACGGTCTGCCCGACGACGACCTCACCGCGTTGTGCGAACCGCTGGGCAGACTGGGCTGGGCGGAGGCGTTCCTCGGCCGCTTCACCGATGCCGAACGCCACGCCGACCGGGGCCTCGGGATCGCCCGGCGCACCGGGCAGGTCTACCTCCTGCCCCTCCTGCTGCTGTGCAAGGCACACGTACGGATACAGACCTGCCGTCTGCCGTCCGCCTGCGAACTGGCGGACGAGGCCGAGGACATCGCCCGCGGCATCGGCAGCGGCGAACTGCTGGCCTTCGTCCTGGCGAACAAGGCTCAGGTACGCATCGCGGCGTCCGCACCCGGTGACCAGGAGGCTCTGGGGGCCGCCGAGGAGGCCGTTGCGTCCATGGGGCCGAGCGACAACTGGCGGGCCTCCATGGCCTGGTGCATGCTCGGCTACGCCGCGCTCACCGGCGGCGATCCGCACCGCGCACGGGACGCTCTCCTCCGGGCCGGAGGAGATGATCTGCGTGGTCTGCAGCCCTCGATGCGTCCGCTCCTGTCGGAACTCCTCGTCACGGCGGCCCTCGCCACAGGGGATGTCGACGCCGCGACCGCATGGGCCGAGCGGGCCCACGACGAGGCGGAGCGGCTCGGTCTGCCCGTACAGCGCGCGGCCGCGATGCGGAGTGCGGCCCAGCTGGCACTGCACGGCGGTGCCCCGGCCAGGGCGGCGACACTGCTCGCGGAGGCGGCGGCGGAATGCGCACGGGCCGGGGCGGTGTTCTGGGAGGCGCGGTCATTGCTGCTCGCGGCCCCGGCGATGACCGCCGCCGGACTCGAAGCGCGCGGTGCGGCCATGTGGGAACAGGGCCGCAGACTCGCCGCCGGCGGAGGCGCGGGCCTGCTGCTCGGCCTGGCGGAGATGACCCGGCCGCCCGTGCCCGTGGCGCCGCCCTCCACGGTTCCGCCGTGGCTGGCCTCCTTGACGGTACGCGAACGGGAGGTAGCCGAACTGGTGGCCGAGGGCCTCACCAACCAGGCGATCGCCACCAGGCTCTACCTCAGTCCGCGCACCGTCGAGACCCACCTCTCCCGGGTGTTCCGTAAGACGGATGTCGCGACCCGGGCGGGGCTCGCGGCGCTCATGGCCCGTTCCTGA
- a CDS encoding NfeD family protein — protein sequence MDPWLIWLIAAGVLGVVEIFTLTAALGILGVAALATAGTAALGLPLPLQFVVFTAVATVSLLFVRPLVVRHVLAPPTERFGIDALVGQAARTVSEVTALDGRVRIGGEEWTARSYDETQTIPPGTAVDVMKISGATAFVYPRE from the coding sequence ATGGATCCATGGCTGATCTGGCTGATCGCCGCAGGGGTCCTGGGCGTCGTCGAGATCTTCACCCTGACCGCCGCGCTGGGAATCCTGGGGGTGGCCGCACTTGCCACCGCAGGTACGGCGGCGCTCGGTCTGCCGCTCCCTCTGCAGTTCGTCGTTTTCACCGCGGTCGCGACCGTCAGCCTGCTGTTCGTGCGCCCCCTGGTCGTGCGTCATGTACTTGCGCCTCCGACGGAACGGTTCGGCATCGACGCCTTGGTGGGTCAGGCCGCTCGGACCGTCTCGGAGGTGACAGCGCTCGACGGCAGGGTGCGCATCGGCGGTGAGGAGTGGACGGCCCGCTCCTACGACGAAACGCAGACCATCCCACCCGGCACGGCAGTCGACGTCATGAAGATCAGTGGCGCCACCGCGTTCGTCTACCCACGGGAGTGA
- a CDS encoding beta-ketoacyl-[acyl-carrier-protein] synthase family protein: MHRTEVVVTGLGAITPLGGDVASTWEALLAGRSGIRGGVLRGHEGVGLPETVAGTMAVDPAELLLPVRARRLDRSQQAALAAAAEAWADAGTPEVDPDRLASAIGTGIGGVRTLLKEDDTLEATGTRRVSPRTIPMIMPNAAAALISIEYGARAGAYTPVSACSSGAEAIALAARLIRSGEADVVIAGGTEAALTPITVAGFAQAQALSRHTSEPASASRPFAADRSGFVLSEGAAVMVLESADHARARGARVHATLAGAGITADAHHITAPAADGSGQIPAMRKALAQAGLAPEQISHVNAHATGTPVGDAAEARAIGEVFGRATVTAPKASLGHLFGAAGAIEALVAVLSVEHGVIPPTRNLASAGVGPDIDLDVVTEPREVPQEAVLSNSFGFGGQNVSLVVTGARHPLSPTPAKAL; encoded by the coding sequence ATGCATCGGACTGAGGTCGTCGTGACGGGACTCGGCGCGATCACGCCACTCGGCGGAGACGTGGCGTCCACGTGGGAGGCCCTGCTTGCCGGCCGCTCCGGCATCCGTGGCGGCGTCCTGCGCGGCCACGAGGGTGTCGGTCTGCCCGAAACCGTCGCGGGGACGATGGCGGTCGACCCCGCCGAACTGCTGCTGCCGGTACGGGCCAGGCGGCTCGACCGCTCCCAGCAGGCGGCCCTCGCCGCCGCGGCCGAGGCCTGGGCCGATGCGGGCACCCCGGAGGTGGACCCGGACCGGCTCGCCTCTGCGATCGGGACGGGCATCGGCGGCGTACGGACGCTGCTGAAGGAAGACGACACACTGGAGGCGACCGGAACCCGGCGCGTCTCGCCCCGCACGATCCCGATGATCATGCCCAATGCGGCAGCGGCGCTGATCAGCATCGAATACGGCGCACGGGCCGGGGCCTACACGCCGGTCTCGGCCTGCTCCTCCGGCGCCGAGGCGATCGCACTGGCGGCCAGGCTCATTCGTTCCGGCGAGGCCGACGTAGTCATCGCGGGCGGCACCGAGGCCGCCCTCACCCCGATCACCGTCGCCGGCTTCGCCCAGGCGCAGGCACTGTCGCGGCACACCTCCGAACCCGCTTCGGCGTCACGGCCGTTCGCCGCGGACCGCAGCGGATTCGTCCTCAGCGAAGGCGCGGCTGTCATGGTGCTCGAAAGCGCCGACCACGCCCGCGCCCGAGGGGCGCGCGTCCACGCCACACTCGCGGGCGCCGGCATCACCGCGGACGCTCACCACATCACGGCTCCCGCCGCCGACGGCTCCGGTCAGATCCCGGCCATGCGGAAGGCCCTCGCGCAAGCCGGCCTGGCTCCCGAGCAGATCAGCCACGTCAACGCCCACGCCACCGGCACTCCGGTCGGCGACGCCGCCGAAGCCCGTGCGATCGGGGAAGTATTCGGCCGCGCCACCGTGACGGCCCCCAAGGCGTCCCTCGGCCATCTCTTCGGTGCCGCCGGTGCGATCGAAGCGCTCGTCGCCGTCCTCAGCGTGGAGCACGGCGTCATTCCACCCACCCGCAACCTCGCCTCGGCAGGCGTCGGTCCCGACATCGATCTCGATGTCGTCACAGAGCCACGAGAGGTCCCCCAGGAGGCCGTACTCAGCAACTCGTTCGGCTTCGGTGGACAGAACGTCTCACTCGTCGTCACCGGCGCTCGGCATCCCCTGTCCCCAACGCCCGCGAAGGCACTCTGA